One window of the Trueperaceae bacterium genome contains the following:
- the folK gene encoding 2-amino-4-hydroxy-6-hydroxymethyldihydropteridine diphosphokinase, whose translation MPEGAPPRGDEGAAPRGDEALAWVALGGNVGDSHAALRRALDELRGLGEVVARSSLYRTAPVGGPPGQPDYLNAVVALRTALSTHALLRALLDIEERLGRVRRERWGPRVIDLDLLAHGDANVDDPVATVPHPRLHHRAFVLVPLREVDPRWRHPVTGETAEEMLARLDASGVERTDLPW comes from the coding sequence GTGCCTGAGGGAGCCCCGCCGCGCGGGGACGAGGGGGCCGCGCCGCGAGGCGACGAGGCGTTGGCCTGGGTGGCGCTAGGCGGCAACGTCGGCGACAGCCACGCCGCGCTGCGCCGGGCGCTCGACGAGCTGCGGGGCCTCGGCGAGGTCGTCGCCCGCTCCTCGCTCTACCGCACGGCGCCGGTGGGCGGCCCGCCCGGCCAGCCCGACTACCTCAACGCGGTCGTGGCGCTGCGCACGGCGCTCTCGACGCACGCGCTGCTCAGGGCGCTGCTCGACATCGAGGAGCGCCTCGGGCGGGTGAGGCGGGAGCGCTGGGGTCCGCGCGTGATCGACCTCGACCTGCTCGCCCACGGCGACGCGAACGTCGACGACCCCGTCGCCACGGTCCCGCACCCCCGCCTCCACCACAGGGCCTTCGTGCTCGTGCCGCTGCGCGAGGTCGACCCGCGGTGGCGTCACCCGGTCACCGGGGAGACGGCCGAGGAGATGCTGGCGCGCCTCGACGCCTCCGGCGTCGAGCGCACCGACCTGCCGTGGTGA
- a CDS encoding ROK family protein, which produces MSTLGIDLGGTKILAAVVDDGRVLDRVRVATPQTGFDDVVAAMAGAARELLSRGHEVVAVGVGSPGPLDHARGRVVFAPNIAGMVDAPVVEALGEALGLPVELENDANAAGFAEHLYGAARDLESSVYVTLSTGIGGGLFVGETLVRGAHGLGGEIGHVTMLPGGPMGGDGHTGSLEAIAGGRAIARDATFAYGRPMTAVEVFERARAGERMALGIVDNAATFAGIGLANLQKVFDPEAFVLGGGLTAAGEFYLGRVKEAARRYLEGFCEPEFRLAVLGGDAGAIGAASVAERAFRPRR; this is translated from the coding sequence TTGAGCACCTTGGGGATAGACCTGGGCGGCACGAAGATCCTGGCGGCGGTCGTCGACGACGGGCGCGTCCTCGACCGCGTGCGCGTCGCCACGCCGCAGACGGGCTTCGACGACGTGGTGGCGGCGATGGCCGGCGCCGCGCGCGAGCTGCTCTCCCGCGGCCACGAGGTCGTGGCCGTCGGCGTCGGCTCGCCCGGTCCGCTGGACCACGCCCGCGGACGCGTCGTGTTCGCCCCGAACATCGCCGGCATGGTCGACGCGCCGGTCGTCGAGGCGCTCGGGGAGGCCCTCGGCCTGCCCGTGGAGCTGGAGAACGACGCCAACGCCGCGGGCTTCGCCGAGCACCTCTACGGCGCGGCCCGCGACCTCGAGTCGAGCGTCTACGTCACGCTCTCGACCGGCATCGGCGGCGGGCTGTTCGTCGGCGAGACGCTGGTGCGCGGCGCGCACGGCCTGGGCGGCGAGATCGGGCACGTCACGATGCTGCCCGGCGGGCCCATGGGGGGCGACGGCCACACGGGCAGCCTCGAGGCCATCGCCGGCGGGCGGGCGATCGCCCGCGACGCCACCTTCGCCTACGGCCGGCCCATGACCGCGGTCGAGGTGTTCGAGAGGGCCCGCGCCGGCGAGCGCATGGCCCTCGGCATCGTCGACAACGCCGCCACCTTCGCGGGGATCGGTCTGGCGAACCTCCAGAAGGTGTTCGACCCGGAGGCGTTCGTGCTGGGCGGGGGCCTGACGGCGGCGGGGGAGTTCTACCTGGGCCGCGTCAAGGAGGCGGCCAGGAGGTACCTGGAGGGCTTCTGCGAGCCGGAGTTCCGCCTGGCGGTGCTCGGGGGAGACGCCGGCGCGATCGGCGCCGCGTCCGTGGCCGAGCGCGCCTTCAGGCCACGCCGGTGA
- the upp gene encoding uracil phosphoribosyltransferase, producing MSVTVIDHPLIQHKLAVMRDAETNVRDFRALCTEVSMLMAFDAMRDLELEDGVVTTPVAQARVKRLAGKKLALVAILRAGLVMVDGILSMVPTARVGHIGLYRDPETLKPVRYYVKLPNDISERDTFLLDPMLATGGSAVAGIDLLKEAGASRIRLLCIIGAPEGIAAVTSAHPDVDIILAARDERLNEHGYIVPGLGDAGDRIYGTR from the coding sequence ATGTCTGTCACCGTCATCGACCACCCCCTGATCCAGCACAAGCTCGCCGTCATGCGGGACGCCGAGACGAACGTCCGCGACTTCAGGGCCCTGTGCACCGAGGTGAGCATGCTCATGGCGTTCGACGCCATGCGCGACCTCGAGCTCGAGGACGGGGTCGTGACCACGCCCGTGGCCCAGGCGCGGGTGAAGCGCCTCGCCGGCAAGAAGCTCGCCCTCGTCGCGATCCTCCGCGCCGGCCTGGTGATGGTCGACGGCATCCTCAGCATGGTGCCCACGGCGCGCGTGGGGCACATCGGCCTCTACCGCGACCCGGAGACGCTCAAGCCGGTGCGGTACTACGTGAAGCTGCCCAACGACATCTCCGAGCGCGACACGTTCCTGCTCGACCCGATGCTCGCCACCGGCGGCAGCGCCGTCGCCGGCATCGACCTGCTCAAGGAGGCCGGGGCCTCGCGCATCAGGCTGCTCTGCATCATCGGGGCGCCAGAGGGCATCGCGGCCGTCACCTCGGCCCACCCCGACGTGGACATCATCCTGGCCGCGAGGGACGAGCGCCTGAACGAGCACGGGTACATCGTCCCCGGCCTCGGGGACGCCGGCGACAGGATCTACGGCACCCGCTGA
- the wecB gene encoding UDP-N-acetylglucosamine 2-epimerase (non-hydrolyzing), with amino-acid sequence MSAAPPAAASAARPRVVVAFGTRPEANKMAPVVAALKRSGLFEVLTLVTGQHREQLDASLATFGMGTDADLNVMTDRQTLPELVGRITPAAAAALKALRSEYVLVHGDTTTTFCVAFAAFLEGARVAHVEAGLRSFDMSQPFPEEANRRLTDVLTDMDLPPTEGARDNLLKEGKDPERMVVTGNTAVDAVVLSRRRARLPEGLPAENLVAVTMHRRENLPVMRELAAALASVARAHPELTFVYPVHLNPAVREAVWPALEAVPNFRLMDPVDYLSMVALLDRSVLVITDSGGIQEEGAALGRPVAVLRNVTERPEGLGGVLRLVGNDPARVEERLLALLGDEAELARMRAAPNPYGDGRASERIAQAVAWRFGLAERPEDWRMEGSL; translated from the coding sequence GTGAGCGCGGCGCCGCCGGCCGCGGCGTCGGCCGCCCGCCCGCGCGTGGTCGTGGCGTTCGGCACGCGGCCCGAGGCGAACAAGATGGCCCCGGTGGTCGCGGCACTCAAGCGCTCGGGTCTCTTCGAGGTGCTGACGCTCGTCACCGGTCAGCACCGCGAGCAGCTCGACGCCTCTCTGGCCACGTTCGGCATGGGCACCGACGCCGACCTGAACGTGATGACGGACAGGCAGACGCTGCCGGAGCTGGTCGGGCGCATCACGCCGGCGGCGGCGGCGGCGCTGAAGGCGCTGCGCTCCGAGTACGTGCTGGTGCACGGCGACACCACGACGACGTTCTGCGTGGCGTTCGCGGCCTTCCTCGAGGGCGCCCGCGTGGCGCACGTCGAGGCCGGCCTGCGCAGCTTCGACATGAGCCAACCTTTCCCCGAGGAGGCGAACAGGCGCCTCACCGACGTCCTCACCGACATGGACCTGCCGCCGACCGAGGGCGCGCGGGACAACCTGCTCAAGGAGGGCAAGGACCCGGAGCGCATGGTCGTGACGGGCAACACGGCCGTGGACGCCGTGGTCCTCAGCCGCCGGCGCGCGCGCCTGCCGGAGGGCCTGCCCGCGGAGAACCTCGTGGCCGTGACGATGCACCGGCGCGAGAACCTCCCCGTGATGCGCGAGCTGGCCGCGGCGCTGGCGTCCGTGGCGCGGGCCCACCCCGAGCTGACCTTCGTCTACCCCGTGCACCTCAACCCGGCGGTGCGCGAGGCCGTGTGGCCCGCCCTCGAGGCGGTGCCGAACTTCAGGCTCATGGACCCGGTCGACTACCTGTCGATGGTCGCGCTCCTCGACCGCTCGGTCCTCGTCATCACCGACTCGGGCGGCATCCAGGAGGAGGGCGCGGCGCTGGGGCGCCCCGTGGCGGTACTGCGCAACGTCACCGAGAGGCCCGAGGGCCTGGGCGGCGTGCTGCGGCTCGTCGGCAACGACCCGGCCCGCGTCGAGGAGCGCCTGCTGGCCCTGCTCGGCGACGAGGCCGAGCTGGCGCGCATGCGCGCCGCGCCGAACCCCTACGGCGACGGTCGCGCCTCGGAGCGCATCGCGCAGGCGGTGGCCTGGCGCTTCGGGCTGGCGGAGCGGCCGGAGGACTGGCGCATGGAGGGCAGTCTGTGA
- a CDS encoding metallophosphoesterase, whose translation MRLFAIADPHLSRAQPKPMDVFGGNWEGHPQAFFDRWRETVGEGDLVLVPGDVSWAMRLEEALLDLADIAALPGRKVLLRGNHDYWWPSISKLRRVLPEGMYAVQNDALAVDGVVVAGTRGWVCPGSRGFTAEDEKVYRREVERLSLSLQAARRLEGRYRVVMLHFPPTNTRLEPSGFTRLIAEYAPDALVFGHVHGEEPVLTSLDGVAVHFVAADALGFRPRLIADLGG comes from the coding sequence ATGCGCCTGTTCGCCATCGCCGACCCCCACCTCTCGCGGGCGCAGCCCAAGCCGATGGACGTCTTCGGCGGCAACTGGGAGGGTCACCCGCAGGCGTTCTTCGACCGCTGGCGCGAGACGGTGGGGGAGGGCGACCTCGTGCTCGTGCCCGGCGACGTCTCCTGGGCGATGCGGCTCGAGGAGGCGCTGCTCGACCTCGCGGACATCGCGGCCCTGCCCGGCCGCAAGGTCCTGCTGCGCGGCAACCACGACTACTGGTGGCCCTCGATAAGCAAGCTCAGGCGCGTGCTGCCCGAGGGCATGTACGCCGTCCAGAACGACGCGCTCGCGGTGGACGGGGTGGTCGTCGCCGGCACCCGCGGCTGGGTCTGCCCCGGCAGCCGCGGCTTCACCGCCGAGGACGAGAAGGTCTACAGGCGGGAGGTCGAGAGGCTGAGCCTCTCGCTGCAGGCGGCGCGGCGGCTCGAGGGGCGCTACCGGGTCGTGATGCTGCACTTCCCGCCCACGAACACGCGGCTCGAGCCGAGCGGCTTCACGCGGCTGATCGCGGAGTACGCGCCCGACGCGCTCGTGTTCGGGCACGTCCACGGCGAGGAGCCGGTGCTGACGAGCCTCGACGGCGTGGCCGTGCACTTCGTCGCCGCCGACGCCCTGGGCTTCCGTCCCCGGCTGATCGCCGACCTGGGCGGGTAG
- a CDS encoding acetate/propionate family kinase, protein MDSTSPGSESVLVVNAGSSSLKVRAYPSGARRHVERIGEDGASHESALEECLASLAAEAGFDEPRVVGHRVVHGGTRYTAPTVVDDEVEAGIAALCDLAPLHNPANLAALRAARRLLPAATHVAVFDTAFHATLPRRAYLYGLPPEYAARGLRRYGFHGTSHDYVTREAARLLGRRREELRLVSLHLGNGASGAAVDHGAVVDTSMGFTPLEGLLMGTRSGDVDPGLVLHLLREGMGVDELDELLNRGSGLAGMSGVGNDMRDVRSAAAAGSDAAAAALEVYAYRVRKLVGAYAAAMGGVDAVVFTGGVGENDAATRAAALEGLEHLGVRLDPDANHAGGPVISAPGSAVAVLVVRTDEEVMIAAQAVEAARRAGGSAS, encoded by the coding sequence ATGGACAGCACGTCGCCCGGCAGCGAGAGCGTGCTCGTCGTGAACGCCGGCAGCTCGAGCCTGAAGGTGAGGGCCTACCCGTCCGGCGCCAGGCGGCACGTCGAGCGCATCGGCGAGGACGGCGCCAGCCACGAGTCGGCGCTGGAGGAGTGCCTGGCCTCGCTCGCCGCGGAGGCGGGCTTCGACGAGCCGCGGGTGGTGGGCCACCGCGTCGTCCACGGCGGCACCCGCTACACGGCGCCGACCGTCGTCGACGACGAGGTGGAGGCCGGCATCGCCGCCCTCTGCGACCTGGCGCCGCTGCACAACCCGGCGAACCTGGCGGCCCTGCGCGCGGCCCGTCGCCTGCTGCCCGCGGCGACCCACGTGGCCGTCTTCGACACCGCCTTCCACGCCACGCTGCCCCGCCGCGCCTACCTCTACGGCCTGCCTCCCGAGTACGCCGCCCGCGGCCTGCGGCGCTACGGCTTCCACGGCACCAGCCACGACTACGTGACGCGCGAGGCGGCGCGCCTCCTCGGGCGGCGGCGCGAGGAGCTGCGCCTCGTCTCCCTGCACCTCGGCAACGGCGCCTCCGGCGCGGCGGTCGACCACGGCGCGGTCGTCGACACGAGCATGGGCTTCACGCCGCTGGAGGGCCTGCTGATGGGCACGCGCAGCGGCGACGTCGACCCCGGCCTCGTCCTGCACCTGCTGCGGGAGGGCATGGGCGTCGACGAGCTCGACGAGCTCCTGAACCGCGGCTCCGGCCTGGCCGGCATGTCGGGCGTGGGCAACGACATGCGCGACGTCAGGTCGGCGGCGGCGGCCGGCTCCGACGCGGCGGCCGCGGCGCTCGAGGTGTACGCCTACCGGGTCCGCAAGCTCGTGGGCGCCTACGCCGCCGCGATGGGGGGCGTCGACGCCGTCGTGTTCACGGGCGGCGTCGGCGAGAACGACGCGGCCACGCGGGCGGCCGCGCTCGAGGGGCTGGAGCACCTCGGCGTGCGGCTCGACCCGGACGCCAACCACGCGGGCGGGCCGGTGATCAGCGCGCCGGGCAGCGCCGTGGCGGTGCTCGTCGTGCGCACCGACGAGGAGGTCATGATCGCGGCGCAGGCCGTCGAGGCCGCGCGCCGCGCGGGAGGTAGCGCGAGTTGA
- the folB gene encoding dihydroneopterin aldolase yields MSGTADDLVTVTLEGMEFYAFHGVHDYELERGARFVVDLALRLPPPRRDALAEAADYARVYRLVAAVVTGKRFKLIESVAAAVADAVLDAEPRVVAVRVRVHKPHAPLPGVVRDVHCELERRRA; encoded by the coding sequence GTGAGCGGAACGGCCGACGACCTCGTCACCGTGACGCTCGAGGGCATGGAGTTCTACGCCTTCCACGGGGTGCACGACTACGAGCTGGAGCGCGGCGCCCGGTTCGTCGTCGACCTCGCGCTGCGCCTGCCGCCGCCCCGGCGCGACGCGCTGGCGGAGGCCGCCGACTACGCCCGCGTCTACCGCCTCGTGGCCGCCGTCGTCACCGGCAAGCGCTTCAAGCTGATCGAGTCGGTGGCCGCCGCCGTGGCGGACGCCGTGCTCGACGCGGAGCCGCGCGTCGTGGCCGTGAGGGTGAGGGTGCACAAGCCCCACGCGCCGCTGCCGGGCGTCGTGCGCGACGTCCATTGCGAGCTCGAGAGGCGTCGTGCCTGA
- the folP gene encoding dihydropteroate synthase — MTQVEDAGVPRADGAPRTSHDVARPAGAVPGPAWHEVEHVLRFGRPLPGGGTELRWRGAALMGVVNVTPDSFSDGGATFTSGDAVAAGLRLAAEGAMIVDVGGESTRPGAAPVDADEERRRVLPVVEALAGAGVVVSVDTRKPEVASAALAAGAALVNDVSGLREPRMVDVCARAGAPAVIMHMLGEPRTMQRDPRYGDVVAEVSAYLLAAAERALAAGVPGVVLDVGLGFGKTLEHNLALLNATGRLAAHGHPVLVGASRKSFLGRLTGVERPADRLGATIAAHLHAARLGAALLRVHDVEPHRQALSVTAALEARS, encoded by the coding sequence GTGACCCAGGTCGAGGACGCCGGCGTGCCGCGCGCCGACGGAGCGCCGCGGACCTCCCACGACGTGGCGCGACCCGCGGGCGCTGTTCCGGGGCCGGCCTGGCACGAGGTCGAGCACGTCCTGCGGTTCGGCCGCCCGCTCCCCGGCGGGGGCACCGAGCTGCGCTGGCGCGGCGCCGCCCTCATGGGCGTCGTGAACGTGACCCCCGACAGCTTCTCCGACGGCGGCGCGACCTTCACGAGCGGCGACGCCGTGGCCGCCGGCCTGCGCCTGGCCGCCGAGGGGGCCATGATCGTCGACGTCGGCGGCGAGTCGACGCGGCCCGGCGCCGCGCCGGTGGACGCCGACGAGGAGAGGCGCCGGGTGCTCCCCGTCGTCGAGGCGCTGGCGGGCGCGGGCGTGGTCGTGAGCGTCGACACCCGCAAGCCCGAGGTCGCGTCGGCGGCGCTCGCCGCGGGCGCGGCGCTCGTCAACGACGTCTCCGGCCTCCGCGAACCCCGGATGGTCGACGTGTGCGCGCGGGCCGGGGCCCCGGCGGTGATCATGCACATGCTCGGCGAACCGCGGACGATGCAGCGGGACCCGCGCTACGGCGACGTCGTCGCGGAGGTGAGCGCGTACCTCCTCGCCGCGGCCGAGCGTGCGCTGGCCGCCGGCGTGCCCGGCGTCGTCCTCGACGTGGGCCTGGGCTTCGGCAAGACACTCGAGCACAACCTGGCGCTCCTCAACGCCACCGGACGGCTCGCCGCCCACGGCCACCCCGTGCTCGTGGGCGCCTCGCGCAAGTCGTTCCTCGGCAGGCTCACCGGCGTGGAGCGCCCCGCCGACAGGCTCGGCGCCACCATCGCCGCCCACCTCCACGCAGCGCGCCTCGGCGCGGCCCTGCTGCGCGTGCACGACGTCGAGCCGCACCGCCAGGCGCTGTCCGTGACCGCGGCGCTGGAGGCGCGCTCGTGA
- a CDS encoding MraY family glycosyltransferase, translated as MKAALVSYLPLVVVTFVVALTAVASLVPYVRAFAHRIKAVQVGGSTHGGGVRQHAGAVPNIGGIAILGGFLIALIAGSLVAPDVIDAYRVELLAVALGGALMTLVGFLDDMWEVGPALRLAAQAVAAGILVVNGVRIGFVTDYFGDSSYLFLSEGLAVAVTLLWVIGFTNAFNFIDGLDGLSSGIAAISSFSLLAVAVQFDDRGAAVLLLAALGGAALGFLRHNFGPATIIMGDSGAYLLGYVLAAVSVIGALKVTAAVSVVAPILVLALPVVNITQVTVRRLRRGANPARANNDHIHDMLRERSGSKRGTVILLWSATLALGVAGMLLSSTPPALTLVTLVLTVVLIAAVSLARLAEVRREGATA; from the coding sequence GTGAAGGCGGCGCTCGTCTCCTACCTACCGCTCGTCGTCGTCACGTTCGTCGTGGCCCTGACCGCCGTCGCCAGCCTCGTCCCCTACGTGCGCGCGTTCGCGCACCGCATCAAGGCCGTCCAGGTGGGCGGCTCCACCCACGGCGGCGGCGTCCGCCAGCACGCCGGCGCCGTGCCGAACATCGGCGGCATCGCGATCCTCGGCGGCTTCCTGATCGCCCTCATCGCCGGCAGCCTCGTCGCCCCCGACGTCATCGACGCCTACCGCGTCGAGCTGCTGGCCGTCGCCCTCGGCGGTGCGCTGATGACGCTGGTGGGCTTCCTCGACGACATGTGGGAGGTGGGCCCCGCGCTGCGCCTGGCCGCGCAGGCGGTGGCGGCCGGGATCCTAGTCGTCAACGGCGTGCGCATCGGCTTCGTCACCGACTACTTCGGCGACTCCTCCTACCTGTTCCTCTCCGAGGGGCTGGCCGTGGCCGTGACGCTCCTGTGGGTCATCGGCTTCACGAACGCCTTCAACTTCATCGACGGCCTCGACGGCCTCTCGTCCGGCATCGCGGCGATCTCGAGCTTCAGCCTGCTGGCCGTGGCCGTGCAGTTCGACGACCGCGGCGCGGCCGTGCTGCTGCTCGCGGCGCTGGGCGGCGCGGCGCTGGGGTTCCTGCGGCACAACTTCGGCCCGGCCACGATCATCATGGGCGACTCCGGCGCGTACCTGCTGGGCTACGTCCTCGCCGCCGTGAGCGTGATCGGCGCCCTCAAGGTCACGGCCGCCGTCTCCGTCGTCGCGCCGATCCTCGTGCTCGCCCTGCCCGTCGTGAACATCACCCAGGTCACGGTGAGGCGCCTGCGCCGCGGGGCGAACCCGGCCCGGGCGAACAACGACCACATCCACGACATGCTGCGCGAGCGCTCGGGCTCTAAGCGCGGCACCGTGATCCTCCTCTGGAGCGCGACGCTGGCGCTGGGCGTCGCCGGCATGCTGCTCTCCTCGACGCCGCCCGCCCTCACGCTCGTCACCCTCGTGCTGACCGTCGTGCTGATCGCCGCCGTCTCGCTGGCCCGCCTCGCCGAGGTGCGACGCGAGGGCGCGACCGCGTGA